ATTCAGCAGTAAAAGTGAATGGTAGACGTTTGTATGAATATGCGCGGAAAGGCATCGAAGTAGAACGTCCAGTTCGTAAAGTACAGATCGATCAAATAGACTTATTAAATGAAGATCAATTTTTTAATGGTGAAGAAGTAACATTTTCCATTAGAGTGCGATGTGGTAAAGGAACTTATATCCGAACATTAGCCGTGCAAATTGGCGAACTTCTCGGATATCCAGCACATATGGATTCATTGGTCCGAACTGTTTCAGGAAATTTCGATGAATCGCATTGTAAAACGCTCGCAGAAGTGGCACAGATGATGGAACAAAATGAAGTACAAACCATATTGTTTCCTATTGAGGATGTTTTGACGGACTTTCCTTATTTTGAAATCGAAGAGGCATCATTGGAATCCGTACGGAATGGTCAAGTGCTTCCTGCAGTGCCATTGCTAACTGACCATCCTTCCATCATGATGATGTTTGAAGGTCGTGTGTTGGCAATCTATCAAAACCATCCAACAAAGCCGGGGTTAATGAAACCAGAAAAAATGTTGTTAGCTAGTGAGTAAGGAGAGATAGAAATGAAAATCTATAGATTACGATATCCGGATTCAATAAATGTGCCACAGCTTGACGCTTCCTCGTTAGCTATTGGATTTTTCGACGGTGTACATAAAGGACATCAAGAAGTCATTCGCAGTGCAAAAAAAGTTGCAGATGATTTATCGATCAAGACAGCTGTTATGACATTCGATCCCCATCCGTCACAGCTATTTTCAGGGAAAAACGTTGGCTATATTACGCCGATTGAAGAAAAAATCAGAGTGCTCGAATCTCTTGGCGTGGATACGCTTTTCATTGTTTGTTTTGATTGGGAACTGGCTAGTCTTTCACCACAAAGTTTTATCGACATCTTCATTAAAAAGCTTGGCGTCAAGCATGTTACTGCAGGCTTTGATTTTACATTTGGTTCAAAAGGTTCAGGAACGATGAAGGACATGCAAGAGCTTTCGGAAGATAAGTATGGAACAACGATCATTTCCAAAGTGACCTTTGATCAAGACAATAAAGTCTCATCGACGGAAATTCGGCAACTGTTATCTAAAGGGGATGTTGAAGCAGCGGCAGAACTTCTCGGTCGTCCATTCCGTACAATGGGCGAGGTGATACATGGGGAAAAACGAGGCCGTCAGTTAGGTTTCCCTACAGCTAACATCCAAACTGCGGAAGAACATATAGTTCCTGCTAACGGCGTCTATGCTGTTCGTTGCCTAATCGAAGATACATGGTACAAAGGTGTCTGCAATATGGGCGTAAAACCAACTTTTCATGATCCAGAACATCGGATTCCTACAGCTGAAGTTCATCTGTTGGATGTGAATATGGATCTCTATGGACGGAAATTGGCAATTGAATGGTTGCACCGTATACGTTCCGAACGAAAATTTGATTCGCTTGATGCGTTGAAAACACAGATTGGAATAGACAAGCAAACAGCAAAGGACTTGTTAAGCGACTAGTTCGTTGTTGCAACTGATATAATGCCGTGATATGATACAATAGTGTTCAATACACGAACCTCTTCTTGGCAATACGAGTCACCAACGTTTGCTCGGGGGACGGGGATACTTTTATTTAGGAGGTGAAAAGGATGGCTATTACACAAGAGCGCAAAGCTGAATTGATCAACGAATTCAAGACTCATGAAAATGATACTGGATCGGCTGATGTTCAGATTGCTATCCTTACTGAAGAGATCAATAACCTGAACAGCCACTTACGTACTCACAAGAAAGATCACCACTCACGTCGTGGTTTGTACAAAATGGTTGGTACACGTCGTCGTCTATTGAGATATCTACGTGAAACTAATGTTCAACGTTACCGTGATCTTATTGCATCACTTGGCTTACGCCGTTAATAAGACTGAGAAGCGGGCTTTGCCCGCTTTTTTCTATGGAATTAAGATGAAATATTTCGCATACATGTATCACGTTTGATACACTATGATTAATTACATACTAGATGTATACAGGTTTACAATAGAGAGGAGTTCTACAATGTCAGAACAGAAAAAAGTTTATACGCTCGATTGGGCAGGACGTACGCTTACAATCGAAGCTGGCCAACTTGCAAAGCAAGCTAACGGTGCGGTGCTCGTTCGGTATGGCGAAACAACAGTACTTTCCACGGTGACAGCTTCCAAGAAACCAAAACCCCTAGATTTCTTTCCACTTACAGTGAATTATGAAGAACGCATGTACTCAGTTGGTAAGATCCCAGGAGGATTTATCAAGCGTGAAGGACGTCCTTCAGAAAATGCAGTGTTGACTAGTCGCTTGATCGACCGTCCAATTAGACCTTTATTCCCTGATGGTTTCCGTAATGATGTACAGGTTATTTCACTTGTTATGTCTGTTGATCAGGATTGTTCATCCGAGATTTCAGCAATGATCGGTTCTTCTTTGGCTTTATCCATTTCGGATATTCCATTTGACGGTCCAATTGCAGGCGTTCAAGTAGGTCGTATAGATGGTGAATTTATAGTCAACCCTACACCAAGTCAACTTGAAACATCAGAAATTGACTTAGTTGTTGCTGGAACAAAACATGCAATCAACATGGTAGAGGCAGGAGCTAAAGAAGTATCTGAAGAAATTATGTTGGAAGCGATTATGTTCGGTCACGACCAAATCAAGAAATTAGTCGAATTCCAAGAGAAAATTGTAGCGGAAATTGGTAAACCGAAATTTGAAATTGAATTATTCGAACTAGATGCCGACATCCGTAAAGAAGTAGAAAATCGTTGTGAGAATGAACTAATAGCAGCAATTCAAACTGAAGAAAAGCATGCGCGTGAAGAAGCAATCAACGAAGTAAAAGCCGCTGTTCTTGAGTACTACACAGATGCTGATGCTGATGAAGATACAATCAAGCAAGTGAAAGCTGTTCTAGAGCAAATGGTAAAAGATGAGGTACGTCGTCTGATTACAATCGACAAAGTTCGTCCGGATGGCCGTGGACTTGACGAAATCCGTCCATTATCATCTGAAACAGGTCTATTGCCACGTACTCACGGTTCTTCATTATTCACACGTGGACAAACACAAGTACTAAGTGTATGTACATTAGGTGCGCTTGGTGAAAATCAAATTATTGATGGTTTAGGTTCAGATGAATCCAAGCGCTTCATGCATCATTATAACTTCCCGAACTTCAGTGTCGGTGAAACAGGACCGATTCGTGGTCCAGGCCGTCGTGAAATTGGTCACGGTGCATTAGGAGAGCGAGCATTGCAACCTATGCTACCAGATGAGGTGGAATTCCCTTATACAATGCGCCTAGTCGCGGAAGTATTGGAGTCTAATGGTTCTTCTTCACAAGCATCAATCTGTGCTTCTACAATGGCTATGATGGACGCTGGTGTACCTCTTAAAGCTCCAGTAGCAGGAATTGCTATGGGATTGATCAAAAAAGATGAAGATTACTCCATCTTGTCAGATATTCAGGGAATGGAAGACCATTTAGGCGATATGGACTTTAAAGTCGCTGGAACTAACAATGGAATTACTGCACTTCAAATGGATATTAAAATCGAAGGTTTATCTCGTCAGATTCTAGAAGAGTCTCTAGCACAAGCAAAAATTGGCCGTATCAAAATTCTTAATCATATGTTGACAACCATTTCTTCAACTCGTGAAGAATTATCCGCGTACGCTCCAAAGATTATTGTCATCCACATCAAACCGGACAAGATTCGTGACGTAATTGGACCTGGTGGAAAAGTGATTAACAAAATTATTGAGGAAACTCAAGTTAAAATCGATACAGAGCAAGATGGAACGATTTATATTTCGTCACCAAACTCTGAAATGAATGAAAAAGCTAAGAACATGATCGAAAATATTGTACGTGAAGCAAAAGTAGGCGAGTACTACATGGCAAAAGTTAAGCGTATTGAGAAGTTCGGTGCATTCTTGGAAATCTTCCCAGGTAAAGATGGCTTGCTTCATATTTCTGAAATTCAGGAAGCACGTACGAAAGAAGTGGAAGATGTTCTAAAATTAGAAGATGAGCTTTTTGTAAAAGTAATTGAAATTGACAGACAAGGTCGAGTAAACCTTTCGCGAAAAGTAGTCATACAAGAAGAAAAAGAAAAAGAACAAAAACAAGAACAAGAACAAGCTAACAAAGAGTAATCAACCCGTCAAAAAAGCCTCTTCCTGCACAAGTTGCGGCGAAGGAGGCTTTTTGTACTTTATTTAAGGAGTGAGGTCTATGATTCAAAAATATATTTGTTCAAATGGTGTACGGATTATCCATGAAAAGATGCCACATTTACAGTCCGTTGCAATCGGGCTTTGGGTGCATGCAGGTTCAGCAGATGAAACAAAAGAACAAGAGGGTATTGCCCACTTTATCGAACACATGCTGTTCAAGGGAACCGATACACGAAGTGCACGAATGATTGCCGAGCAGTTTGATCAGATTGGCGGTGACCTGAATGCCTTTACATCTAAAGAAATGACATGCTATTACACTACAGTTTTAAGTCAGCACGCTTCATACGCGTTGACTGTCTTATCCGATATGTTTTTCCATTCCCAATTCAAAGAAGAAGAGATTGAAAAAGAGAAATCGGTCATTCTGGATGAAATATCCTCTGTTGAAGACATGCCGGATGAAGATGTCGATGAAAGGTTATGGGCGGGAATGTTTCCGGATGATGCAATTGGAAAGCCAGTAGGAGGACGGGCTGAAACAATCAAGTCATTCACAAAAGAAATGATCGAAAAATTCATGGTGAAACATTATCGCCCTGAAAATTTGGTTATCTCAATTGCAGGAAGCTATGATGAACGTTTAATCAAGCTAATCGAAGCGAATTTTGGAAGTTATCAAAGTAAAGAACAAGCTTCTACTTCCATACTAGATGAAAGTATACCGAACTTTACGGCTCAACAAATTATCAAAGTAAAGGATATTGAACAAGCCCATCTATGCTTTGGTTATCCTTCATTGCCTTCAACTCACGATAAGGTTTACGAGTTAAGCTTATTCGATAGTATCCTTGGCGGAACAATGTCTTCTAGGTTGTTTCAAGAGGTTCGAGAAAACCGGGGACTAGCATATTCGGTCTACACGTATTATGCCGCGTATGAAAATGCTGGATCCTTTGTGATTTATTGTGGAACGTCCCCTGAAAACTTTCAAGAGACGTATCGTACAATTGACCAGGTCATCGCTGATGTGCTTAATGATGGTCTAACAGATAAAGAATTACGGAATGCCAAGGAGCAACTAAAAGGCAGTTTTGTTCTTGGTTTGGAAGGCTCTGAATCACGTATGTATAGAAATGGCCGCAATGAATTAGTGCTTGGCAAACATCAGACAATTGATGAGGTAGTCAAACATATTGATAGCGTTGAAAAACGAAGTGTTTATCGACTTGGACAGCAAATGTTGGCAAGTGATCGTGCAACATCCATTATTGCGCCTAAATCAAATATTCAACAATTAAAAAAACTGCAGAACTAGTCGACTTCCGGCCTCTCATACATATGATGAAAGAGATCTTATATGAGGGAGGGCTTCCATGCTATTATCAGAACTAGCGCAAAAAGAGCTTATTCAAGTAGAGGAAGGTATGAGATATGGCTTTTTGGCAGAAACAGATTTGCTGTTCGACCGCAAAACAGGAGCGATCATTGGATTTGAAATCCGAAAGAAGTTAGGGAGAACACTGTTCCGACAAAAAGACCAGGATATTATTGAATATATTCCATGGCATGAAATTGTTCTGGTGGGCGAAGACCGGATTTTATTTGGCAAAACACATGAACTAAACAGAAAGGAAGTAGAAGGGTATGACTAAATGGCTTGTTGTAGGGACTGATCAACGTCTGCGAATTGCGAATGAACTATTAGTAAAATCAGGAATTGATAGTGAGTATATTTGTTCGGATACGTATAATGAACAGTTAAAAAACGCTTTAATAAATACAAAGCCAGACCACGTTCTGCTTCCTTTATTGTTAATGGAACCAAGCATACCCGTCGACTATTTGCCAGAAGGCTCTTCTGTCTATTCGGGTAAAACTTCTGCGGAATGGAGGCAAGAGCTTGCCGAGAAAGGTATTTCGCATACGAATTATCTGGAAAATGAGCAATTCATTTGGAGAAATGCTCAATTAACCGCAGAAGCGTTCGTTCATGTCTTTTATGAGCAAACTAAACGACAGATAGCAGGTAAGCACTTTTACATTGCAGGATTTGGGAGAGTAGGAAAAGCGATTGCACATACATTGCATCAGTTGCAAGCTACTGTCACTATAGTTGCACGTGCTGATGAGCAATTAGCAGAAGCGGCAGTGTTAGGCTATAAAACAGTGCTGCTCGATGAATCAACAAAATTCACTCATGGTTACTTGGTGAACACGATTCCAGCGCAATGGCTGGATGTAAATCAAAGTGGTACTGTTCGTGTATTTGATGTCTCTTCAGCCCCGGGGTGCCTAAAGCATACAAATTCCTCTGAATACTATACCATACACCTCAAATTGCCCGGGAAGCACTTTCCTGAGGATGCGGCAGCTGTATTGGTTGACGCAGTTTTGAGAATGAGTATAGAAGAAAGGGGAACTAAATGCTCAAAGGAAAACGAATCGGATTAGGCATCACAGCTTCACATTGCACGTATGACCAATTGCTTCCGATGATCACTTCGTTGCAAAAAGAAGGTGCGATTGTCGTTCCTATCATTACACATTCAGTTCTTCACGCTGCTACGCGTTTTGGAACGGGTGAAGAGTGGATTAAACGAATAGAAGACGCAACAGGTGAGAAGGTAGTAGCAAGTATTGTCGAAGCGGAACCATTCGGTCCATCCAATCCGCTCGACTGCATGGTGATTTCGCCGCTGACAGGTAACTCCATGAGTAGGTTCGCTAACGCTGCTACTGACTCACCGGTTCTGATGGCGGCTAAAGCCACATTACGTAATGGTAAACCAGTAGTACTAGGTATTTCTACAAATGATGCATTAGGTCTTAACGGTATGAACCTTATGAAGTTATTGAATATGAAAAACGTTTTCTTTATTCCATTCGGTCAAGACGATTGTATAAAAAAACCGAACTCCTTAATATCAGATTTCTCGTTACTTCCCGCTACCGTTGCATCCGCAATTGATAGCAAACAATTGCAACCATTACTAATAATTCATAACAATGCATGATAATAGATTTTTAAATTCTGCAAAATATGTTATAATTCGTTCAATAACAATTAACGAGACGAGGATAGTATGAACTCTCCTTACTAGTACTTGTTAATAATTGAAAGGAAGATATAGATGAAGAATGTAAATGTTGCAATTGTCGGCGCTACTGGAGCGGTAGGAACAAAAATACTTGAGAAATTGGTGGAACGTAACTTCCCTGCTACTTCCATTAAGTTACTTGCATCCAAACGTTCTGCAGGCAATGAAATCGAAGCGGGTGGAAAAACGTACATTGTACAAGAAACGACCCCAGAAGCTTTTGAAGGTATCGACATTGCATTCTTTAGTGCAGGTGGGAGTATCTCTGAGAAGTTTGCACAAGATGCAGTAAAGAGCGGGGCGGTTGTAATTGATAATACAAGTGCATTCCGAATGGACCCTAACACACCGCTCGTGGTTCCGGAAGTAAACCCACATGAATTGAAAAACCATTCAGGAATCATTGCAAATCCAAACTGTTCTACAATTCAGATGGTAGCAGCGTTGAAACCAATTAAAGATCAATATGGCCTTAATAAGCTGATCGTGTCTACTTACCAGGCAGTTTCCGGTGCTGGTGTAGAAGCAATTGATGAACTAGCAGAACAAAGCAAGCAATTCACAGATCGTAGTGAAATAGCAGCAGAAGTATTACCATCTGCGTCTGCAAAACGTCATTATCCAATCGCATTCAATGCGATTCCACAAATAGATTCATTTGACGAATCGGGCTATACATTGGAAGAATTGAAAATGATCAATGAAACGAAAAAAATATTCAGCGATCAAAATATGTCGGTAGCGGCTACATGTGTCAGATTGCCTGTTGTATCGGGACATTCAGAATCGGTTTACATTGAAATCGATCATGATGACGTGACAGTTAAAGATATCCAATCTTTGTTGGAAAATGCACCAGGAATCGTCTTGCAGGATGATCCGGCTTCACAACTATATCCAATGCCGCTTTATGCAGAAGATAAAGATGAAGTGTTTGTAGGCAGAATCCGTAAAGATTTGGATAACCCAAAAGGATTCCATCTTTGGATCGTGTCCGATAACTTATTAAAAGGTGCTGCATTGAACTCTGTGCAAATCGCCGAGGCGCTTATTAAATAATTTGCGTAGGTAAGGTTAAGAATGATAACGAAAAGGAATGATCTATGTGCAACTTGGAAATGTAGGGACAGCAATGGTCACTCCTTTTTCTCCTGACGGTACAATTGACTACGCTCAAACAAAGATTTTGCTTGAGCATTTGATTGCAAATGGGACAGATTCTGTTATCGTCAGCGGTACGACTGGTGAATCACCGACGCTTACTGTTACAGAGAAGAAGGAATTACTGGACTTTGTAGTAAAGGTTGTGAATAAGCGTATTCCAGTGGTTGCAGGTACAGGGACAAATAATACTGCTGAATCCATAGAGCTCACTAAGGTTGCTGAGCAATCAGGGGCGGACGGAATCATGCTCGTGACACCTTACTATAATAAACCAGACCAAAAAGGAATGTATGCACACTTCTCGAAAATTGCTAACGTTACAGCATTGCCGATATTGCTATATAATATTCCAAGTCGTTCCATTGTCAACTTGCTTCCTGAAACCGTTATTGCGTTATCGAAAATTGATAATATTAAGGCGATCAAAGAAGCGAGTGGTAATTTGGAGCAGATGGCAGAAATCATTGAAGGAACCGCAGACGATTTTGAAGTATACAGTGGAGATGACGGATTGACATTGCCATTGCTTGCAA
This window of the Sporosarcina ureae genome carries:
- the truB gene encoding tRNA pseudouridine(55) synthase TruB translates to MNGILPLWKEKGMTSHDCVFKLRKILRTKKVGHTGTLDPEVEGVLPICIGRATKVASYITDAGKEYIATVSIGRSTETEDAQGETVSSDLTHKEFTRNQILDALEQLTGEITQIPPMYSAVKVNGRRLYEYARKGIEVERPVRKVQIDQIDLLNEDQFFNGEEVTFSIRVRCGKGTYIRTLAVQIGELLGYPAHMDSLVRTVSGNFDESHCKTLAEVAQMMEQNEVQTILFPIEDVLTDFPYFEIEEASLESVRNGQVLPAVPLLTDHPSIMMMFEGRVLAIYQNHPTKPGLMKPEKMLLASE
- the ribF gene encoding riboflavin biosynthesis protein RibF, producing MKIYRLRYPDSINVPQLDASSLAIGFFDGVHKGHQEVIRSAKKVADDLSIKTAVMTFDPHPSQLFSGKNVGYITPIEEKIRVLESLGVDTLFIVCFDWELASLSPQSFIDIFIKKLGVKHVTAGFDFTFGSKGSGTMKDMQELSEDKYGTTIISKVTFDQDNKVSSTEIRQLLSKGDVEAAAELLGRPFRTMGEVIHGEKRGRQLGFPTANIQTAEEHIVPANGVYAVRCLIEDTWYKGVCNMGVKPTFHDPEHRIPTAEVHLLDVNMDLYGRKLAIEWLHRIRSERKFDSLDALKTQIGIDKQTAKDLLSD
- the rpsO gene encoding 30S ribosomal protein S15; the encoded protein is MAITQERKAELINEFKTHENDTGSADVQIAILTEEINNLNSHLRTHKKDHHSRRGLYKMVGTRRRLLRYLRETNVQRYRDLIASLGLRR
- the pnp gene encoding polyribonucleotide nucleotidyltransferase, coding for MSEQKKVYTLDWAGRTLTIEAGQLAKQANGAVLVRYGETTVLSTVTASKKPKPLDFFPLTVNYEERMYSVGKIPGGFIKREGRPSENAVLTSRLIDRPIRPLFPDGFRNDVQVISLVMSVDQDCSSEISAMIGSSLALSISDIPFDGPIAGVQVGRIDGEFIVNPTPSQLETSEIDLVVAGTKHAINMVEAGAKEVSEEIMLEAIMFGHDQIKKLVEFQEKIVAEIGKPKFEIELFELDADIRKEVENRCENELIAAIQTEEKHAREEAINEVKAAVLEYYTDADADEDTIKQVKAVLEQMVKDEVRRLITIDKVRPDGRGLDEIRPLSSETGLLPRTHGSSLFTRGQTQVLSVCTLGALGENQIIDGLGSDESKRFMHHYNFPNFSVGETGPIRGPGRREIGHGALGERALQPMLPDEVEFPYTMRLVAEVLESNGSSSQASICASTMAMMDAGVPLKAPVAGIAMGLIKKDEDYSILSDIQGMEDHLGDMDFKVAGTNNGITALQMDIKIEGLSRQILEESLAQAKIGRIKILNHMLTTISSTREELSAYAPKIIVIHIKPDKIRDVIGPGGKVINKIIEETQVKIDTEQDGTIYISSPNSEMNEKAKNMIENIVREAKVGEYYMAKVKRIEKFGAFLEIFPGKDGLLHISEIQEARTKEVEDVLKLEDELFVKVIEIDRQGRVNLSRKVVIQEEKEKEQKQEQEQANKE
- a CDS encoding M16 family metallopeptidase, which translates into the protein MIQKYICSNGVRIIHEKMPHLQSVAIGLWVHAGSADETKEQEGIAHFIEHMLFKGTDTRSARMIAEQFDQIGGDLNAFTSKEMTCYYTTVLSQHASYALTVLSDMFFHSQFKEEEIEKEKSVILDEISSVEDMPDEDVDERLWAGMFPDDAIGKPVGGRAETIKSFTKEMIEKFMVKHYRPENLVISIAGSYDERLIKLIEANFGSYQSKEQASTSILDESIPNFTAQQIIKVKDIEQAHLCFGYPSLPSTHDKVYELSLFDSILGGTMSSRLFQEVRENRGLAYSVYTYYAAYENAGSFVIYCGTSPENFQETYRTIDQVIADVLNDGLTDKELRNAKEQLKGSFVLGLEGSESRMYRNGRNELVLGKHQTIDEVVKHIDSVEKRSVYRLGQQMLASDRATSIIAPKSNIQQLKKLQN
- a CDS encoding YlmC/YmxH family sporulation protein — its product is MLLSELAQKELIQVEEGMRYGFLAETDLLFDRKTGAIIGFEIRKKLGRTLFRQKDQDIIEYIPWHEIVLVGEDRILFGKTHELNRKEVEGYD
- a CDS encoding NAD(P)-dependent oxidoreductase is translated as MTKWLVVGTDQRLRIANELLVKSGIDSEYICSDTYNEQLKNALINTKPDHVLLPLLLMEPSIPVDYLPEGSSVYSGKTSAEWRQELAEKGISHTNYLENEQFIWRNAQLTAEAFVHVFYEQTKRQIAGKHFYIAGFGRVGKAIAHTLHQLQATVTIVARADEQLAEAAVLGYKTVLLDESTKFTHGYLVNTIPAQWLDVNQSGTVRVFDVSSAPGCLKHTNSSEYYTIHLKLPGKHFPEDAAAVLVDAVLRMSIEERGTKCSKENESD
- a CDS encoding dipicolinate synthase subunit B, coding for MLKGKRIGLGITASHCTYDQLLPMITSLQKEGAIVVPIITHSVLHAATRFGTGEEWIKRIEDATGEKVVASIVEAEPFGPSNPLDCMVISPLTGNSMSRFANAATDSPVLMAAKATLRNGKPVVLGISTNDALGLNGMNLMKLLNMKNVFFIPFGQDDCIKKPNSLISDFSLLPATVASAIDSKQLQPLLIIHNNA
- the asd gene encoding aspartate-semialdehyde dehydrogenase, with product MKNVNVAIVGATGAVGTKILEKLVERNFPATSIKLLASKRSAGNEIEAGGKTYIVQETTPEAFEGIDIAFFSAGGSISEKFAQDAVKSGAVVIDNTSAFRMDPNTPLVVPEVNPHELKNHSGIIANPNCSTIQMVAALKPIKDQYGLNKLIVSTYQAVSGAGVEAIDELAEQSKQFTDRSEIAAEVLPSASAKRHYPIAFNAIPQIDSFDESGYTLEELKMINETKKIFSDQNMSVAATCVRLPVVSGHSESVYIEIDHDDVTVKDIQSLLENAPGIVLQDDPASQLYPMPLYAEDKDEVFVGRIRKDLDNPKGFHLWIVSDNLLKGAALNSVQIAEALIK
- the dapA gene encoding 4-hydroxy-tetrahydrodipicolinate synthase, whose product is MQLGNVGTAMVTPFSPDGTIDYAQTKILLEHLIANGTDSVIVSGTTGESPTLTVTEKKELLDFVVKVVNKRIPVVAGTGTNNTAESIELTKVAEQSGADGIMLVTPYYNKPDQKGMYAHFSKIANVTALPILLYNIPSRSIVNLLPETVIALSKIDNIKAIKEASGNLEQMAEIIEGTADDFEVYSGDDGLTLPLLAIGGKGIISVSSHVVGNEMQKMIQAFQNGDVKEAADLHRSLVPVFRALFSTPNPVPVKYALEKAGIPTGGVRLPLVEMDESEAAIIDEALEKFEKRTRIL